CCGGCTCTGCCGCCCAGGGCCGTGCACTTGAGCGCGGCCGTCACCGAGGCGAAGAGGCCGCAGCGCGAAGGCGTCCAGCCGCGCGCCACCCCGTAGGCGTAGGCGCCGTGGAAGACGTCGCCCGCGCCGGTGGTGTCGACCGCCTCGACGTGAAAGGCGGGGATGTGGCGCGTCTCGCCCAGGCCGGGGTCGTGGTAGAGAAAGCCCTGCTCGCCCAGGGTAATGCCGACGAGCTGGTCGTCACGCTGCTTGAGCCGCATGAGGGCCGCCTCGGGCTCGCCCCGGCCCAGGACCTCCGCCGCGCACTCCGCGGAGACGATGAGGTAGTCGGCGCCGGGGGCGAGATGCCAGTTGCGGGTGTTGCTGAAGTCCGCCACCACCGGAACCCCCCGCCGCCGCGCCTCGCGGGCGGCCGCCTGAGCGAGGCGGGGATGGCGGGCGTCGAAGAGGAGACAGTCCAGCTCGGCCAGCTCCCCCAGGTCCCAAGAGGCCGGGTCGTCGTC
The sequence above is a segment of the Deinococcota bacterium genome. Coding sequences within it:
- a CDS encoding PfkB family carbohydrate kinase — its product is LWAVHGDDASGRAALAELEACGVDCAGVREVPGATSFVSAVLVAPGGERYIFPYYGPSLDDDPASWDLGELAELDCLLFDARHPRLAQAAAREARRRGVPVVADFSNTRNWHLAPGADYLIVSAECAAEVLGRGEPEAALMRLKQRDDQLVGITLGEQGFLYHDPGLGETRHIPAFHVEAVDTTGAGDVFHGAYAYGVARGWTPSRCGLFASVTAALKCTALGGRAGIPGLAEVETLLLEKTAREMDGRTWT